One part of the Vanessa atalanta chromosome 4, ilVanAtal1.2, whole genome shotgun sequence genome encodes these proteins:
- the LOC125077777 gene encoding Bardet-Biedl syndrome 7 protein homolog isoform X2, whose product MDYDLARIDYTLCGVTYPDALKILPSTDQKVQQKFAVGDKNGVLQCLSIKDEEPVVHFKTLPGKAITSVQLASSVGTNADKIFAASGNEVKGYTKKGKVFFSIETSVSETITSMCVLGNDLILCSGRTVTLYRELQEIYCYVCEDRVLDAIAFATRNRNRIRILVLIANKEALIIENGNMQKRTHISAGPTRFIVPHSVATSEVYAFYGAVDGSIGLITYDESELSAKCLVEGCGLGSIMCVGWFTNNSGTHLAVGRHDGSIQLYLVSMDDLSEKPRLKFTYFSGEPVTSVCGGCIGTDEPELLVTTFSGRIFGLRSSRLIASSNKTSGEALATRRSKLESEVSRLEKQTANEREKYKKNTRSSFSGVSAPPLLDIQHELSGATHNGWQEAKITSAVPLDMLFVYCDSQLEIQTDNAAVLSTCAPQEYNRTELLTTIRCQAGTRRVWLRMRIVNFEDTKMEGTRVLVYILPAGAPRVARVIKFHLPILPHYSKYEPLEIEENKRPWCELQVSGGFSVAEITSWLTDVLPGELPRPANKVSFARSHSFLGTSLICKYQRGSAVFKSDNISTIVILKNFISNCCLKRNIREEISFDVPEDFCVTSFQLLKDKFKSEYQRKKEMDIKKAISSLDLDEMTINDETMPILCEDYLLIYNSSDDNNTETNFDQLMETVTKWYVDWWKLYSTESFVNNDELKRLQNFLKNCQLDEVQNIMDFKQKSSQNAKMNY is encoded by the exons AACAAAAg TTTGCAGTAGGAGATAAAAATGGAGTATTGCAGTGTTTAAGTATTAAGGATGAAGAACCAGTTGTCCACTTTAAAACCTTACCAGGAAAAGCTATCACTTCTGTACAACTTGCTTCCTCTGTAG gaaccAATGCAGATAAAATCTTTGCTGCTTCGGGGAACGAAGTAAAAGGTTATACTAAAAAAGGCAAAGTATTCTTCAGCATTGAAACTTCAGTTTCTGAAACGATTACATCCAT gtgCGTCTTGGGCAACGACCTCATTTTATGTTCTGGAAGAACGGTTACACTTTATAGGGAACTACAGGAAATTTATTGCTATGTTTGTGAAGATAGAGTGCTTGACGCTATTGCTTTTGCTACACGGAAt AGAAATCGTATACGAATATTAGTGTTAATTGCAAACAAAGAAGCACTAATTATTGAGAACGGGAATATGCAAAAGCGGACCCATATTTCGGCTGGGCCGACTCGGTTTATTGTACCGCACTCTGTAGCGACATCTGAAGTATACGCATTTTATGGTGCTGTAGACGGTTCCATCGGGCTCATTACTTATGATGA ATCAGAGTTATCCGCTAAATGTTTAGTGGAAGGGTGTGGATTGGGCTCTATCATGTGCGTTGGATGGTTTACCAATAATTCTGGCACGCATCTTGCGGTAGGTCGGCATGATGGTTCCATCCAGTTGTATCTTGTTAGCATGGACGACTTGAGTGAAAAACCGAGATTGAAGTTTACTTAT ttttCCGGTGAGCCTGTAACCTCAGTATGTGGCGGTTGTATTGGAACGGATGAACCAGAATTGCTTGTTACAACTTTTTCGGGACGAATATTCGGCTTAAGATCAAGCAGGCTTATTGCCTCGTCAAACAAAACTTCGGGTGAGGCTCTTGCTACGCGGCGTTCAAAACTTGA atCCGAAGTTTCACGTTTAGAAAAACAAACGGCAAATGAgcgtgaaaaatataaaaagaacacACGTTCTTCATTTTCCGGAGTGTCAGCACCACCCTTACTAGATATACAACATGAG CTTTCAGGAGCCACTCACAATGGTTGGCAAGAAGCAAAAATCACATCTGCAGTACCCCTCGACATGCTCTTTGTATATTGTGATAGCCAACTAGAAATTCAGACTGATAACGCAGCCGTGCTCAGTACATGTGCTCCACAA GAATACAATAGAACAGAATTGTTAACAACAATTAGATGTCAGGCTGGAACACGGCGAGTTTGGCTGCGTATGCGCATTGTGAATTTTGAGGACACAAAGATGGAAGGCACTCGCGTGCTCGTCTATATTTTACCAGCAGGCGCTCCGAGAGTCGCTCGAGTTATTAAGTTTCATTTGCCCATTTTACCCCACTACTCAAAATATGAACCCTTAGAAATCGAAGAAAATAAAAG GCCTTGGTGTGAGCTTCAAGTATCAGGAGGTTTTTCGGTAGCTGAAATTACGTCTTGGTTAACGGATGTTCTACCAGGAGAACTACCTAGACCTGCTAACAAAGTTTCTTTTGCACGATCACATTCTTTTCTTGGTACCTCACTCATATGCAAATACCA gCGTGGTTCGGCTGTTTTCAAGTCTGACAATATATCCACAATAGtgatattgaaaaattttatttcaaactgttgcttaaaaagaaatataagggAAGAAATTTCTTTTG atGTTCCAGAAGATTTTTGCGTGACATCATTTCAAttgttaaaagataaatttaaatctgaataccaaagaaaaaaagaaatggaTATCAAAAAGGCAATAAG TTCTCTAGATTTGGATGAAATGACCATAAACGATGAAACTATGCCAATATTATGTGAAGACTATctccttatttataattcatcagaTGATAATAACACTGAAACAAATTTTGATCAATTAATGG agacAGTAACAAAATGGTATGTAGACTGGTGGAAATTATATTCCACTGAAAGTTTTGTCAATAATGATGAGTTAAAAAGACtacaaaattttttaaaaaattgccaACTTGATGAAGTACAAAACATTATGGATTTTAAACAAAAGTCATCACAAAATGCAAAAATgaactattaa
- the LOC125077777 gene encoding Bardet-Biedl syndrome 7 protein homolog isoform X1 yields the protein MDYDLARIDYTLCGVTYPDALKILPSTDQKVQQKFAVGDKNGVLQCLSIKDEEPVVHFKTLPGKAITSVQLASSVGTNADKIFAASGNEVKGYTKKGKVFFSIETSVSETITSMIFIFRCVLGNDLILCSGRTVTLYRELQEIYCYVCEDRVLDAIAFATRNRNRIRILVLIANKEALIIENGNMQKRTHISAGPTRFIVPHSVATSEVYAFYGAVDGSIGLITYDESELSAKCLVEGCGLGSIMCVGWFTNNSGTHLAVGRHDGSIQLYLVSMDDLSEKPRLKFTYFSGEPVTSVCGGCIGTDEPELLVTTFSGRIFGLRSSRLIASSNKTSGEALATRRSKLESEVSRLEKQTANEREKYKKNTRSSFSGVSAPPLLDIQHELSGATHNGWQEAKITSAVPLDMLFVYCDSQLEIQTDNAAVLSTCAPQEYNRTELLTTIRCQAGTRRVWLRMRIVNFEDTKMEGTRVLVYILPAGAPRVARVIKFHLPILPHYSKYEPLEIEENKRPWCELQVSGGFSVAEITSWLTDVLPGELPRPANKVSFARSHSFLGTSLICKYQRGSAVFKSDNISTIVILKNFISNCCLKRNIREEISFDVPEDFCVTSFQLLKDKFKSEYQRKKEMDIKKAISSLDLDEMTINDETMPILCEDYLLIYNSSDDNNTETNFDQLMETVTKWYVDWWKLYSTESFVNNDELKRLQNFLKNCQLDEVQNIMDFKQKSSQNAKMNY from the exons AACAAAAg TTTGCAGTAGGAGATAAAAATGGAGTATTGCAGTGTTTAAGTATTAAGGATGAAGAACCAGTTGTCCACTTTAAAACCTTACCAGGAAAAGCTATCACTTCTGTACAACTTGCTTCCTCTGTAG gaaccAATGCAGATAAAATCTTTGCTGCTTCGGGGAACGAAGTAAAAGGTTATACTAAAAAAGGCAAAGTATTCTTCAGCATTGAAACTTCAGTTTCTGAAACGATTACATCCAT gatatttatatttaggtgCGTCTTGGGCAACGACCTCATTTTATGTTCTGGAAGAACGGTTACACTTTATAGGGAACTACAGGAAATTTATTGCTATGTTTGTGAAGATAGAGTGCTTGACGCTATTGCTTTTGCTACACGGAAt AGAAATCGTATACGAATATTAGTGTTAATTGCAAACAAAGAAGCACTAATTATTGAGAACGGGAATATGCAAAAGCGGACCCATATTTCGGCTGGGCCGACTCGGTTTATTGTACCGCACTCTGTAGCGACATCTGAAGTATACGCATTTTATGGTGCTGTAGACGGTTCCATCGGGCTCATTACTTATGATGA ATCAGAGTTATCCGCTAAATGTTTAGTGGAAGGGTGTGGATTGGGCTCTATCATGTGCGTTGGATGGTTTACCAATAATTCTGGCACGCATCTTGCGGTAGGTCGGCATGATGGTTCCATCCAGTTGTATCTTGTTAGCATGGACGACTTGAGTGAAAAACCGAGATTGAAGTTTACTTAT ttttCCGGTGAGCCTGTAACCTCAGTATGTGGCGGTTGTATTGGAACGGATGAACCAGAATTGCTTGTTACAACTTTTTCGGGACGAATATTCGGCTTAAGATCAAGCAGGCTTATTGCCTCGTCAAACAAAACTTCGGGTGAGGCTCTTGCTACGCGGCGTTCAAAACTTGA atCCGAAGTTTCACGTTTAGAAAAACAAACGGCAAATGAgcgtgaaaaatataaaaagaacacACGTTCTTCATTTTCCGGAGTGTCAGCACCACCCTTACTAGATATACAACATGAG CTTTCAGGAGCCACTCACAATGGTTGGCAAGAAGCAAAAATCACATCTGCAGTACCCCTCGACATGCTCTTTGTATATTGTGATAGCCAACTAGAAATTCAGACTGATAACGCAGCCGTGCTCAGTACATGTGCTCCACAA GAATACAATAGAACAGAATTGTTAACAACAATTAGATGTCAGGCTGGAACACGGCGAGTTTGGCTGCGTATGCGCATTGTGAATTTTGAGGACACAAAGATGGAAGGCACTCGCGTGCTCGTCTATATTTTACCAGCAGGCGCTCCGAGAGTCGCTCGAGTTATTAAGTTTCATTTGCCCATTTTACCCCACTACTCAAAATATGAACCCTTAGAAATCGAAGAAAATAAAAG GCCTTGGTGTGAGCTTCAAGTATCAGGAGGTTTTTCGGTAGCTGAAATTACGTCTTGGTTAACGGATGTTCTACCAGGAGAACTACCTAGACCTGCTAACAAAGTTTCTTTTGCACGATCACATTCTTTTCTTGGTACCTCACTCATATGCAAATACCA gCGTGGTTCGGCTGTTTTCAAGTCTGACAATATATCCACAATAGtgatattgaaaaattttatttcaaactgttgcttaaaaagaaatataagggAAGAAATTTCTTTTG atGTTCCAGAAGATTTTTGCGTGACATCATTTCAAttgttaaaagataaatttaaatctgaataccaaagaaaaaaagaaatggaTATCAAAAAGGCAATAAG TTCTCTAGATTTGGATGAAATGACCATAAACGATGAAACTATGCCAATATTATGTGAAGACTATctccttatttataattcatcagaTGATAATAACACTGAAACAAATTTTGATCAATTAATGG agacAGTAACAAAATGGTATGTAGACTGGTGGAAATTATATTCCACTGAAAGTTTTGTCAATAATGATGAGTTAAAAAGACtacaaaattttttaaaaaattgccaACTTGATGAAGTACAAAACATTATGGATTTTAAACAAAAGTCATCACAAAATGCAAAAATgaactattaa
- the LOC125077777 gene encoding Bardet-Biedl syndrome 7 protein homolog isoform X3 — translation MDYDLARIDYTLCGVTYPDALKILPSTDQKVQQKFAVGDKNGVLQCLSIKDEEPVVHFKTLPGKAITSVQLASSVGTNADKIFAASGNEVKGYTKKGKVFFSIETSVSETITSMIFIFRCVLGNDLILCSGRTVTLYRELQEIYCYVCEDRVLDAIAFATRNRNRIRILVLIANKEALIIENGNMQKRTHISAGPTRFIVPHSVATSEVYAFYGAVDGSIGLITYDESELSAKCLVEGCGLGSIMCVGWFTNNSGTHLAVGRHDGSIQLYLVSMDDLSEKPRLKFTYFSGEPVTSVCGGCIGTDEPELLVTTFSGRIFGLRSSRLIASSNKTSGEALATRRSKLESEVSRLEKQTANEREKYKKNTRSSFSGVSAPPLLDIQHELSGATHNGWQEAKITSAVPLDMLFVYCDSQLEIQTDNAAVLSTCAPQEYNRTELLTTIRCQAGTRRVWLRMRIVNFEDTKMEGTRVLVYILPAGAPRVARVIKFHLPILPHYSKYEPLEIEENKRPWCELQVSGGFSVAEITSWLTDVLPGELPRPANKVSFARSHSFLGTSLICKYQRGSAVFKSDNISTIVILKNFISNCCLKRNIREEISFDVPEDFCVTSFQLLKDKFKSEYQRKKEMDIKKAIR, via the exons AACAAAAg TTTGCAGTAGGAGATAAAAATGGAGTATTGCAGTGTTTAAGTATTAAGGATGAAGAACCAGTTGTCCACTTTAAAACCTTACCAGGAAAAGCTATCACTTCTGTACAACTTGCTTCCTCTGTAG gaaccAATGCAGATAAAATCTTTGCTGCTTCGGGGAACGAAGTAAAAGGTTATACTAAAAAAGGCAAAGTATTCTTCAGCATTGAAACTTCAGTTTCTGAAACGATTACATCCAT gatatttatatttaggtgCGTCTTGGGCAACGACCTCATTTTATGTTCTGGAAGAACGGTTACACTTTATAGGGAACTACAGGAAATTTATTGCTATGTTTGTGAAGATAGAGTGCTTGACGCTATTGCTTTTGCTACACGGAAt AGAAATCGTATACGAATATTAGTGTTAATTGCAAACAAAGAAGCACTAATTATTGAGAACGGGAATATGCAAAAGCGGACCCATATTTCGGCTGGGCCGACTCGGTTTATTGTACCGCACTCTGTAGCGACATCTGAAGTATACGCATTTTATGGTGCTGTAGACGGTTCCATCGGGCTCATTACTTATGATGA ATCAGAGTTATCCGCTAAATGTTTAGTGGAAGGGTGTGGATTGGGCTCTATCATGTGCGTTGGATGGTTTACCAATAATTCTGGCACGCATCTTGCGGTAGGTCGGCATGATGGTTCCATCCAGTTGTATCTTGTTAGCATGGACGACTTGAGTGAAAAACCGAGATTGAAGTTTACTTAT ttttCCGGTGAGCCTGTAACCTCAGTATGTGGCGGTTGTATTGGAACGGATGAACCAGAATTGCTTGTTACAACTTTTTCGGGACGAATATTCGGCTTAAGATCAAGCAGGCTTATTGCCTCGTCAAACAAAACTTCGGGTGAGGCTCTTGCTACGCGGCGTTCAAAACTTGA atCCGAAGTTTCACGTTTAGAAAAACAAACGGCAAATGAgcgtgaaaaatataaaaagaacacACGTTCTTCATTTTCCGGAGTGTCAGCACCACCCTTACTAGATATACAACATGAG CTTTCAGGAGCCACTCACAATGGTTGGCAAGAAGCAAAAATCACATCTGCAGTACCCCTCGACATGCTCTTTGTATATTGTGATAGCCAACTAGAAATTCAGACTGATAACGCAGCCGTGCTCAGTACATGTGCTCCACAA GAATACAATAGAACAGAATTGTTAACAACAATTAGATGTCAGGCTGGAACACGGCGAGTTTGGCTGCGTATGCGCATTGTGAATTTTGAGGACACAAAGATGGAAGGCACTCGCGTGCTCGTCTATATTTTACCAGCAGGCGCTCCGAGAGTCGCTCGAGTTATTAAGTTTCATTTGCCCATTTTACCCCACTACTCAAAATATGAACCCTTAGAAATCGAAGAAAATAAAAG GCCTTGGTGTGAGCTTCAAGTATCAGGAGGTTTTTCGGTAGCTGAAATTACGTCTTGGTTAACGGATGTTCTACCAGGAGAACTACCTAGACCTGCTAACAAAGTTTCTTTTGCACGATCACATTCTTTTCTTGGTACCTCACTCATATGCAAATACCA gCGTGGTTCGGCTGTTTTCAAGTCTGACAATATATCCACAATAGtgatattgaaaaattttatttcaaactgttgcttaaaaagaaatataagggAAGAAATTTCTTTTG atGTTCCAGAAGATTTTTGCGTGACATCATTTCAAttgttaaaagataaatttaaatctgaataccaaagaaaaaaagaaatggaTATCAAAAAGGCAATAAGGTAA